A window from Musa acuminata AAA Group cultivar baxijiao chromosome BXJ3-10, Cavendish_Baxijiao_AAA, whole genome shotgun sequence encodes these proteins:
- the LOC135651950 gene encoding patatin-like protein 2 isoform X2, whose protein sequence is MATTGDLSANPPPALGKLVTVLSIDGGGVRGLIPATLLAFLESKLQELDGADARIADYFDVIAGTSTGGLVTAMLTAPDKDKRPLFTAKQIIQFYLDNCPKIFPRKKAGLLNPLLNLFGAVTGPKYDGKYLHSKVQQLLGDTKLSQTLTNVVIPTFDIKFLQPIIFSTFETLTAMNQVTKEIFMENADFFPIKPVDYGRFLVISLGTGSNKREERFSAEESGKWGLLGWLYNKGTTPIIDIFSQASADMVDIHASVLFQALHSEQHYLRIQEDALVGDTASVDVSTRENLEKLMEVGGNLLKKPVSRVNLENGTFEPCDGEGTNEEALTRFARRLSSERKLRNSKLLL, encoded by the exons ATGGCTACCACCGGTGACCTCAGTGCAAACCCTCCACCTGCTCTGGGAAAGCTGGTCACGGTTCTGAGCATAGATGGAGGCGGCGTGCGTGGGCTGATCCCAGCAACCCTGCTTGCCTTCCTGGAATCCAAGCTCCAA GAACTCGATGGAGCAGACGCGAGAATAGCAGACTACTTCGACGTGATTGCTGGAACGAGCACCGGAGGACTCGTCACCGCCATGCTCACGGCACCTGATAAGGATAAAAGACCACTTTTTACTGCAAAGCAAATCATTCAGTTCTATCTTGATAATTGCCCAAAGATCTTCCCACGGAAGAA AGCTGGTCTTCTCAATCCACTGCTGAATCTGTTTGGAGCAGTCACCGGACCTAAGTACGATGGCAAGTATCTGCACTCCAAAGTACAGCAACTGCTGGGTGATACGAAGCTGAGTCAAACCCTAACCAACGTAGTCATCCCTACCTTCGACATCAAGTTTCTTCAACCCATCATCTTCTCAACCTTTGAG ACTCTAACTGCGATGAACCAAGTGACGAAGGAGATCTTCATGGAGAATGCTGATTTCTTTCCGATCAAGCCAGTGGACTACGGCAGGTTCCTCGTCATCTCCCTCGGCACCGGGTCGAACAAGCGGGAGGAAAGGTTTAGCGCAGAAGAGAGTGGGAAGTGGGGGTTGCTCGGGTGGCTCTACAACAAGGGCACGACTCCCATCATCGACATCTTCTCTCAGGCGAGCGCAGACATGGTGGACATCCATGCCTCCGTTCTCTTCCAAGCGCTCCATTCCGAGCAGCATTACTTGCGGATTCAG GAGGACGCTCTGGTCGGAGACACGGCGTCGGTGGACGTATCGACGAGGGAGAACTTGGAGAAGCTGATGGAAGTCGGCGGCAACCTCCTCAAGAAGCCGGTGTCGAGGGTGAACCTGGAGAACGGGACCTTCGAGCCATGCGACGGAGAGGGGACAAACGAAGAAGCCCTGACTCGATTCGCTCGCCGGCTTTCCAGCGAACGAAAGCTGAGGAATTCGAAGTTACTGCTCTGA
- the LOC135651950 gene encoding patatin-like protein 2 isoform X1 has protein sequence MATTGDLSANPPPALGKLVTVLSIDGGGVRGLIPATLLAFLESKLQELDGADARIADYFDVIAGTSTGGLVTAMLTAPDKDKRPLFTAKQIIQFYLDNCPKIFPRKKAGLLNPLLNLFGAVTGPKYDGKYLHSKVQQLLGDTKLSQTLTNVVIPTFDIKFLQPIIFSTFETKSTPLKDALLSDVCVSTSAAPTYLPGHCFETKDDEGSTREFNLIDGGVAANNPTLTAMNQVTKEIFMENADFFPIKPVDYGRFLVISLGTGSNKREERFSAEESGKWGLLGWLYNKGTTPIIDIFSQASADMVDIHASVLFQALHSEQHYLRIQEDALVGDTASVDVSTRENLEKLMEVGGNLLKKPVSRVNLENGTFEPCDGEGTNEEALTRFARRLSSERKLRNSKLLL, from the exons ATGGCTACCACCGGTGACCTCAGTGCAAACCCTCCACCTGCTCTGGGAAAGCTGGTCACGGTTCTGAGCATAGATGGAGGCGGCGTGCGTGGGCTGATCCCAGCAACCCTGCTTGCCTTCCTGGAATCCAAGCTCCAA GAACTCGATGGAGCAGACGCGAGAATAGCAGACTACTTCGACGTGATTGCTGGAACGAGCACCGGAGGACTCGTCACCGCCATGCTCACGGCACCTGATAAGGATAAAAGACCACTTTTTACTGCAAAGCAAATCATTCAGTTCTATCTTGATAATTGCCCAAAGATCTTCCCACGGAAGAA AGCTGGTCTTCTCAATCCACTGCTGAATCTGTTTGGAGCAGTCACCGGACCTAAGTACGATGGCAAGTATCTGCACTCCAAAGTACAGCAACTGCTGGGTGATACGAAGCTGAGTCAAACCCTAACCAACGTAGTCATCCCTACCTTCGACATCAAGTTTCTTCAACCCATCATCTTCTCAACCTTTGAG ACGAAGTCCACGCCATTAAAGGATGCTCTTCTGTCGGATGTTTGCGTTAGCACATCTGCAGCTCCGACGTACCTCCCCGGCCATTGCTTCGAGACCAAAGACGATGAAGGGAGCACTCGGGAGTTCAACCTTATCGATGGTGGTGTGGCAGCAAACAATCCT ACTCTAACTGCGATGAACCAAGTGACGAAGGAGATCTTCATGGAGAATGCTGATTTCTTTCCGATCAAGCCAGTGGACTACGGCAGGTTCCTCGTCATCTCCCTCGGCACCGGGTCGAACAAGCGGGAGGAAAGGTTTAGCGCAGAAGAGAGTGGGAAGTGGGGGTTGCTCGGGTGGCTCTACAACAAGGGCACGACTCCCATCATCGACATCTTCTCTCAGGCGAGCGCAGACATGGTGGACATCCATGCCTCCGTTCTCTTCCAAGCGCTCCATTCCGAGCAGCATTACTTGCGGATTCAG GAGGACGCTCTGGTCGGAGACACGGCGTCGGTGGACGTATCGACGAGGGAGAACTTGGAGAAGCTGATGGAAGTCGGCGGCAACCTCCTCAAGAAGCCGGTGTCGAGGGTGAACCTGGAGAACGGGACCTTCGAGCCATGCGACGGAGAGGGGACAAACGAAGAAGCCCTGACTCGATTCGCTCGCCGGCTTTCCAGCGAACGAAAGCTGAGGAATTCGAAGTTACTGCTCTGA
- the LOC135651951 gene encoding transcription initiation factor IIB-like isoform X1, producing MACRPHLNTVLCKERRLSMGDGFCPDCKRSTEEVFDHSSGDTVCSECGLVLEAHSIDETSEWRTFANESGDNDPVRVGGPANPFLSDGGLSTVISTPKGAQGDFLSSSLGRWQNRASNSDRSLILAFKAIATMADRLGLVATIKDRANEIYKKVEDLKSVRGRNQEAILAACLYISCRQEDKPRTVKEICSVANGATKKDIGRAKEFIVKQLEVEMGKSMEMGTINAGDFLRRFCSHLGMTNQEVKAAQEAVQKSDELDIREMCRRSPISIAAAVIYMITQLSDDKKQIKDISLATGVAEGTIRNAYKDLHPYASRIIPTSFSKEEDLKKLCCP from the exons ATGGCGTGTAGGCCTCACCTGAATACCGTTCTCTGCAAGGAGAGACGACTCTCCATGGGGGACGGCTTCTGCCCCGACTGCAAGCGGTCGACGGAGGAGGTGTTCGACCACTCGTCGGGGGACACGGTGTGCTCCGAGTGCGGGCTGGTGCTGGAGGCGCACTCCATCGACGAGACCTCCGAGTGGCGCACCTTCGCCAACGAGTCCGGAGACAACGACCCCGTCCGCGTCGGCGGCCCCGCCAACCCCTTCCTATCCGACGGCGGCctctccaccgtcatctccacaccTAAAGGTGCCCAGGGCGatttcctctcctcctccctcgGCCGCTGGCAAAACCGCGCCTCTAATTCCGACCGGTCCCTCATCCTCGCCTTCAAGGCCATCGCCACCATGGCCGATAG GTTAGGTCTTGTTGCCACTATCAAG GATCGAGCCAATGAGATATATAAGAAAGTCGAAGATCTGAAGTCTGTTAGAGGACGAAATCAAGAGGCAATTTTAGCTGCTTGTCTATACATTTCTTGTCGACAGGAGGACAAGCCTCGTACCGTAAAAG AGATTTGTTCTGTTGCCAATGGAGCTACAAAGAAGGACATCGGTCGGGCTAAAGAATTTATCGTCAAACAGCTGGAAGTTGAGATGGGAAAATCCATGGAGATGGGCACAATAAACGCAGGAGATTTCTTG AGACGTTTCTGTTCGCATCTTGGGATGACAAACCAAGAAGTTAAAGCGGCTCAAGAAGCAGTTCAAAAGTCAGACGAACTCGACATACG TGAAATGTGCAGGAGGAGCCCCATATCAATTGCAGCAGCTGTTATCTACATGATAACTCAGCTATCTGATGACAAGAAACAAATCAAAG ACATATCCCTCGCAACCGGTGTGGCAGAAGGCACCATAAGAAACGCCTACAAAGATCTTCATCCTTATGCTTCGAGGATCATTCCCACCTCCTTCTCCAAGGAGGAAGACCTAAAGAAACTTTGCTGCCCGTGA
- the LOC135651951 gene encoding transcription initiation factor IIB-like isoform X2, giving the protein MACRPHLNTVLCKERRLSMGDGFCPDCKRSTEEVFDHSSGDTVCSECGLVLEAHSIDETSEWRTFANESGDNDPVRVGGPANPFLSDGGLSTVISTPKGAQGDFLSSSLGRWQNRASNSDRSLILAFKAIATMADRLGLVATIKDRANEIYKKVEDLKSVRGRNQEAILAACLYISCRQEDKPRTVKEICSVANGATKKDIGRAKEFIVKQLEVEMGKSMEMGTINAGDFLRRFCSHLGMTNQEVKAAQEAVQKSDELDIRRSPISIAAAVIYMITQLSDDKKQIKDISLATGVAEGTIRNAYKDLHPYASRIIPTSFSKEEDLKKLCCP; this is encoded by the exons ATGGCGTGTAGGCCTCACCTGAATACCGTTCTCTGCAAGGAGAGACGACTCTCCATGGGGGACGGCTTCTGCCCCGACTGCAAGCGGTCGACGGAGGAGGTGTTCGACCACTCGTCGGGGGACACGGTGTGCTCCGAGTGCGGGCTGGTGCTGGAGGCGCACTCCATCGACGAGACCTCCGAGTGGCGCACCTTCGCCAACGAGTCCGGAGACAACGACCCCGTCCGCGTCGGCGGCCCCGCCAACCCCTTCCTATCCGACGGCGGCctctccaccgtcatctccacaccTAAAGGTGCCCAGGGCGatttcctctcctcctccctcgGCCGCTGGCAAAACCGCGCCTCTAATTCCGACCGGTCCCTCATCCTCGCCTTCAAGGCCATCGCCACCATGGCCGATAG GTTAGGTCTTGTTGCCACTATCAAG GATCGAGCCAATGAGATATATAAGAAAGTCGAAGATCTGAAGTCTGTTAGAGGACGAAATCAAGAGGCAATTTTAGCTGCTTGTCTATACATTTCTTGTCGACAGGAGGACAAGCCTCGTACCGTAAAAG AGATTTGTTCTGTTGCCAATGGAGCTACAAAGAAGGACATCGGTCGGGCTAAAGAATTTATCGTCAAACAGCTGGAAGTTGAGATGGGAAAATCCATGGAGATGGGCACAATAAACGCAGGAGATTTCTTG AGACGTTTCTGTTCGCATCTTGGGATGACAAACCAAGAAGTTAAAGCGGCTCAAGAAGCAGTTCAAAAGTCAGACGAACTCGACATACG GAGGAGCCCCATATCAATTGCAGCAGCTGTTATCTACATGATAACTCAGCTATCTGATGACAAGAAACAAATCAAAG ACATATCCCTCGCAACCGGTGTGGCAGAAGGCACCATAAGAAACGCCTACAAAGATCTTCATCCTTATGCTTCGAGGATCATTCCCACCTCCTTCTCCAAGGAGGAAGACCTAAAGAAACTTTGCTGCCCGTGA